The nucleotide window GCGCCGGGTGCGGGTGGCCGCGCGACTGACGTCCGCCCAAGCGACCTTCGTGGTGTTGGATCAAGGGCCCGGCTTCGATGTGAGTAAGTTGCCGGACCCGACAGAGGACATCTTCATCGAACGGGCGAGCGGGCGCGGCATCCTGCTCATGCGGGCGTTCATGGATGAAGTGCGGTACAGCGCCACCGGCAACCGCGTCACGATGGTAAAGCGCCGCGACCGCGCGTCCAGCGATGAGTGAAGTTCATCCGATTCCGACCCCCGACGATCCCGGGGGCCGGTCGACCCCTTGTCTCGTGACGTGATTTGCCCATTATACCCTACTCGGCGGCAGTTGATCTTTTTCTTGTCGTCCGTACAAGAATCCCTGAATCGGTGTTCGGATCTCTGCTCGGGGGTCGCCAATGGGTATTGTGGTTCCGCCCCACCCTTTCGCCCGAGGAACAAACCCGGGTGTCGGCCGACCGGAATGAGCACCCGGACCCGGTGGTGCGGCGCAAGATGCTGGTGCTGTGGGCCATACACCTGGGGCACTCGCGACCGCAGGCCGCGGACCTGGCCGGGGTCGGCGTCGCCACAGCCAAGCGGTACGTGCTCGCGTACCGGGACGGCGGGTTGGACCAACTGGTGCTGGTGCGATGCAACCGCCACATCCCCACCAGCGCGCTCGCCGACCACGCCGAGGCCATTACGCGGTCCCTCACCGCGCAACCGGTGCGTACCACGGCCGAAGCCATCGAGCGGATCCACCAGCTCACCGGGCTGCGCCGCGGGCTCACCC belongs to Gemmata obscuriglobus and includes:
- a CDS encoding helix-turn-helix domain-containing protein, with the protein product MSADRNEHPDPVVRRKMLVLWAIHLGHSRPQAADLAGVGVATAKRYVLAYRDGGLDQLVLVRCNRHIPTSALADHAEAITRSLTAQPVRTTAEAIERIHQLTGLRRGLTQTRTFLAGLGFTWQRSRAVPVPPKSR